A portion of the Sulfuricurvum kujiense DSM 16994 genome contains these proteins:
- a CDS encoding RNA recognition motif domain-containing protein, which produces MTQIYVGNIPYGKDENDLKDLFGQYGEVSSVKFVNDKETGRFRGFGFVEMANKDEADKAITALEGNDFGGRTLRVNEARPRAPRPPRDRW; this is translated from the coding sequence GTGACACAAATTTATGTCGGGAATATTCCCTACGGCAAAGACGAAAATGATCTTAAAGATCTTTTCGGACAATACGGTGAAGTTAGTTCAGTTAAATTCGTAAATGATAAAGAGACAGGCCGTTTCCGCGGTTTCGGTTTCGTTGAAATGGCGAACAAAGACGAAGCTGACAAAGCGATCACTGCCCTTGAAGGTAACGATTTCGGCGGGCGTACACTTCGTGTTAACGAAGCGCGTCCACGTGCTCCTCGCCCTCCACGCGATCGCTGGTAA
- a CDS encoding sensor domain-containing protein, which yields MQTEAPLYDVLNYLPDGIIMLDERGVILFANDAFSEMVGYKSDLLLGLNMLSLLADITVFTECIAKVMKEGQSLDAETDFLHRDGHIVQAVKSVRMIRHNDHTRFFVNVRNLTDLIQFNKELRASKELIELQAAELSFLLNSKHQEIEDILSSIDEVIWYIHNQTLSLQYVNKAVETIFGFTKETFLSDTTLWQQQIHPEDRSLVQMFFETLAPGQSQEIRFRILHCDGEVRWLNSRIHNHPKLNLFIGITSDITCSKAQSEEIAFLAYHDPLTHLPNRAKLKLQLENRFEHAPNSPFALMFLDLDNFKNINDTMGHKIGDKILIEVSRRIRETVGKYDFYARFGGDEFVILLQDADSASIDLTAQKLIQVFKEPCTLNETEFFLSASIGIVLYPDDALNGDDLIKHADTAMYEAKKKGKNQFAYYHTSMERAIHHFMYIESLIREGLTQNLFELYFQPLIDSKTLRMEGYEALLRLKHPHKGFIPPDTIIPVAEANGDIHLIGDKVLSQACDFIDALRALQDEPFFVAINVSAKQLQRNKFVQELFDYLALRSIPSSYLKVEVTESTVMENIAVVSQQLSQLKAGGIRISLDDFGTGYSSFAYLAQLPIDTLKIDKSFILALFKDNSNRHIVEAISNLAHALGMNVTAEGVEEAQHYDFLLENNIDTLQGYHLCRPLPKDEILNNMQKILPVLREYTRQ from the coding sequence ATGCAGACAGAAGCCCCGCTCTATGATGTTTTAAACTATCTCCCCGACGGGATCATTATGCTTGATGAACGAGGTGTTATTCTTTTTGCCAACGACGCTTTTTCTGAAATGGTAGGCTATAAAAGCGACCTGTTATTAGGGCTTAATATGCTGAGCCTTTTAGCGGATATTACAGTCTTTACCGAGTGTATAGCCAAAGTAATGAAGGAGGGGCAGTCCCTCGATGCCGAAACCGATTTTCTCCATCGCGACGGACATATCGTCCAAGCGGTAAAAAGCGTTCGGATGATCCGTCATAATGACCATACCCGTTTTTTTGTCAATGTCAGAAACCTTACCGATCTTATTCAGTTCAACAAAGAACTCCGGGCTTCCAAAGAGCTTATCGAGTTACAGGCTGCGGAACTCTCGTTTCTGCTGAATTCCAAACATCAGGAAATTGAAGATATCCTCAGCAGTATCGATGAAGTGATCTGGTATATCCATAACCAAACACTTTCGCTGCAATATGTAAATAAAGCCGTTGAAACAATTTTCGGTTTTACAAAAGAGACTTTTTTATCCGACACGACCCTCTGGCAACAGCAGATTCATCCTGAAGATCGCTCCCTGGTTCAAATGTTTTTTGAAACACTCGCCCCCGGACAATCGCAGGAGATACGGTTCCGTATTCTTCATTGCGACGGTGAAGTACGATGGCTCAACAGCCGGATCCATAATCATCCGAAACTAAACCTTTTTATCGGAATCACAAGCGATATTACCTGTTCTAAAGCCCAAAGCGAAGAGATCGCTTTTTTAGCCTATCATGACCCGCTTACCCATCTGCCGAACAGAGCAAAACTCAAACTGCAGTTGGAAAACCGTTTCGAACACGCTCCGAATTCCCCCTTTGCGTTGATGTTTTTAGACTTGGATAATTTTAAAAACATCAACGATACGATGGGACATAAAATCGGCGATAAAATTCTGATCGAAGTGAGCCGCCGTATTCGTGAAACGGTAGGGAAATACGATTTTTATGCCCGTTTCGGAGGAGATGAATTTGTTATTTTGCTCCAAGATGCCGATAGCGCGTCGATTGACCTTACCGCTCAAAAGCTGATTCAGGTTTTTAAAGAGCCCTGTACGCTAAACGAGACCGAATTCTTCCTCTCCGCCTCCATCGGTATCGTCCTTTATCCGGATGATGCCCTCAACGGCGATGACTTGATCAAACACGCTGATACCGCAATGTATGAAGCGAAAAAGAAAGGGAAAAACCAATTCGCGTATTACCACACTTCGATGGAGCGGGCGATTCACCATTTCATGTACATTGAATCGTTGATACGCGAGGGGCTGACCCAAAACCTTTTTGAGCTCTATTTTCAACCGCTGATCGATTCCAAGACACTCCGGATGGAAGGGTATGAAGCCCTTTTACGACTCAAGCATCCGCACAAAGGGTTTATCCCTCCGGACACTATTATACCTGTGGCCGAAGCAAACGGGGACATCCATCTTATCGGGGATAAAGTACTTTCCCAGGCCTGCGATTTTATCGATGCTCTGCGGGCTTTGCAGGACGAACCGTTTTTCGTTGCTATTAACGTTTCGGCAAAGCAGCTTCAACGCAATAAATTTGTTCAGGAATTATTCGATTATCTGGCCCTTCGTTCAATTCCCTCTTCCTATCTAAAAGTGGAAGTCACGGAAAGCACTGTTATGGAAAACATTGCCGTTGTCAGTCAGCAGCTTTCACAACTGAAAGCCGGCGGGATACGGATTTCACTGGACGATTTCGGCACCGGATACTCTTCGTTTGCCTATTTGGCACAACTTCCCATTGATACCCTTAAAATCGACAAGTCCTTCATTTTAGCCCTCTTCAAAGACAACTCCAACCGCCATATTGTCGAAGCGATATCAAATCTCGCCCATGCCTTAGGGATGAATGTCACAGCTGAGGGGGTCGAAGAGGCTCAGCATTATGACTTTTTACTTGAAAACAATATCGATACGCTTCAAGGCTACCATCTCTGCCGTCCTCTTCCGAAAGATGAAATCCTCAACAATATGCAAAAAATACTCCCTGTTTTGCGAGAATACACGAGGCAGTAG
- a CDS encoding RNA-binding S4 domain-containing protein: MTYTLTEPFIELHKLIKLLDLVDTGGQAKMLIENGHVLRNGEVETRKRAKITKGETIQIGDVVIEVV; the protein is encoded by the coding sequence ATGACGTATACACTCACGGAACCTTTTATCGAGCTTCATAAACTCATCAAACTTTTAGATCTAGTCGATACCGGCGGACAAGCCAAAATGCTTATCGAAAACGGCCATGTACTCCGTAACGGGGAAGTAGAGACCCGGAAACGGGCAAAAATCACCAAAGGGGAGACCATTCAGATCGGAGATGTCGTTATCGAAGTCGTCTGA